atcttcatttatttttacgtGTATGTGTAgtgtagaattttaaaaatcagatactgatttttatataaatagttttaagtcaaaaatgtatttttgtattccaTAAGATGCTTAAAACATTAAGGAAGGTATTTGACTGTTATACTATAAACTACGTTTGTGATTTTACAGTGTggctgtcagagaaaaaaaaaacaaaagcaaaacccccTATATTTTATCAAGAGAAGGTTGTGTTTATGAGTGTATTTCTAATAATGCTTCAGAATCTTGCAACACAAATTCAGTTCCTCAATGGGCAAAGCCATGAAGTGCAGAGATACGGTCGTATGTCGCAGAGCGTACTGGTGCTGTGCTCTCCGACTTCACTGTCTCAAGCGCTATAAACACAGCAGTGACCAGTACCACCAGTAGCTGCCGTTGCTAGCAATGGTAACAAAGCCAAATGCATGTGCACAAGACTCACGCCTCCATTCCCTCCTCACCCCTCACCAAGCTTGTCACATCCCTGTCCGCCCCAGCAGATCTCCAAGCGTGGATTCCCACCAGCTTCCTCCAGGGCTTACTGTCTCCTGAGGCATCACCCACCACCTCCCGCTGCTGATTAGCTGCCGGGCCATCAGtccccaggagggctggggtAAAGTCCACCCTGCCACTCAATTAAGTGTCTCAACACAAGCAGCAGGTTAGGAAACTGAGCTAGATGCATTTACGTTATTTATTTATGGCAGTTTTAAAAACTGCTTGGGGATCAACACTAAGCTTCTAGAACAATTACGTGAAGAAACCTTTTAAATCCACTTTTGACTTAAAAGCAATTGTTGTCTGTATGCTTAGGAAAACCCGAAGGGAAGAAATGCGTGATCAAACCCGTGCTAGTCACAATAGCACACCTAGTGTGTTCCCAGTGGCAAATCAGAAGCCTGATCTGCAAATTACAGGGTTCTAACAGTAAATATAGACAGAGAGATGTCGCAGTCACTTTGAAGAGTGAAAGGGCAATTATGGTTAAAATGATACTTTATTAGTATATTCTTTTGTATGTCTCTATGTAATCTGATAACATTTATTCATATTCTGGCAGCAGCAATTTCTACAGTTATGGAACTGTTTCAGTTCTAGTTCCACTAGAATTCCACTCAGAGCTGCTGCAGGTTTTCACCATATTAATGGAGTTTCACAGGGATTAAAAAACAGACTAAAATGTTTTCAGGCATTTTTAACAAAGAATACaaggaaagaaattctttttgATGAAGCAGATGAAGGTCTTAATATTGCATTTTTATCAGTGCTGCATCAACGGAAGCTACACAGCTTCTTCCTGGCCAAACTGGCACAAAGACGTGTGTCTTTCAAATCCAGCTGTAGATGGGACTACTGGGGAACTcaactactactactactaaaaaaaaaaaagcgatgtGATTGGAAAAAGACTCTTGAAGATTCTGTTAAGCGTGAGGCAGAGGGCTTACCACGATCCCTTTCCTTCAATCACAgaacattttattaaattatgAGAGATAAAAGAGGGTTCTTGTGAAACTGTTCTGTTCAGAGCTTGTCTGCAGTTCATGCACTTGTTCTGTGGTGTAATACCTAGTGAAGTACTCTGAGATTATAAAAAGCATATAACTCTGCCTATAAATACAATCATCATTCCTATTCAGATATTCTTCAATAGAACTGTGCTTTAATTAAGTTAAAAAatggttaaatatttttcttcctttaattttttagCAGTTACCTGCGGACAAGCGTGCCTCCTCTGACCTTAGTATTGCCAGCTCTGAAGAGGACAAACTCTCGCAGAATGCCTCCGTTCTGGAATCTctttctgagaaaacagaaagtaaTGCAATTGAGGACAAAGCCAGCACTGTATTTCCAGATGACAAAACAACTGCAGATGAATCTGAGGACATTAAATTTAGGAAAGCAGCCGATAACGTATGTGAGACTACTGCTGGTGATATGAAAGTGCAGAATGGTTCTGTGCCAACTGGTGAAGATGAGCAAGGCAAAATATTGTCATCtgaaaagacgagagaaaaccTGGAAAAAGCACATGAAGATACAGAAACccagaagggagggaaagaactCGATGCTGTAACGAAATCAGAACCAAAGGATGAAACCAAcctaaaaacagagaaagaaaatgaacagacaGAAGATAATAAACTGAAAATAGTACCTACAACCGAAAATAGTGTAGAAACTGAAGAAGCCATTTCTAAGGAAACTggtgaaaaagaagagaaggaaaacagaacagatgtctcagaaagtgaggaagaaaaggtCCCTGCAGAAAATActacagagcaaaagaaagaaaaagatgaaggtCAGAAAGAGGCGATAATGGACACCACTACAGAAACTTTACCCAGTGCTGCAGATAAAGTGGCTGACGAAGAAAAGGAACTAATAAAGCATGGAATTGACAACATTAAGGAGATAGGTGGTGTTGCTGAAACACAGATCAGCGTTGGGGATAAAATACCTGAGACGGAGGATAAGCCAGTGGAAAGTCAGGCTAAGCAGGTCCATGAGATAATCAACTCTGAAGAAACTCTATCAGAAAGCCAAGATAAAGCGATCAAAGTGGACAAGAAACTGGCAGAAAGTGAAAATGAGGATATTTGTAATGTAAGCAGCATGGAGGATATGGAGATCAAAGACTCTGGAAAAGATGATGTAGACCAGAAGTCAATACAGAGCAAGCCTGAGAATATTTCTAACAAAGTGGTGGATAAACCGACTGATATGGACCAAAATTCAGAAGAGCACAGACCTGACAATATCCAGGAAAACAATATTCAGATGGACAAAGAACATTTGGCAGTTACTTCTgatgaaataatgaagaataagCTTCAAGATGCTGCCAGTGAACAAGCTGATGACTCTGAAGTCACTCCGGTCCCCAGTATTAGTATTAGCACTGAAGAAAATGAGGCAAAAGTCAAAACAGATAATCAAGACAACACTGAAACTTTACAGCAGCTGGAATCagagaatttgaaggaaaacGATGCCGATTCGGGCACTGGTTCTACGGCTGATAACAGCAGCATTGATTTGAACTTGTCAATATCTAGTTTCCTTAGTAAAAACAAAGAGACAGGATCAATATCTTTACAGGTAAGTATAAGCaatcatatatttttatataaaatcctATGGGAGTGTGACCTTAAAATTATCTCCAAGTTTGACCTTTGCAACAAAGAAAATTGAGTGAGAAACTAGTATGACAGTGTGGAATATAATACTTCGTAGAAAACAAAGTATTCTAAATTGAGTGCTCTGACGATGTCTGGATTTTGTGCAGTTACGCAGCAACGCTAGAAGCTACAGAGGtgctaattattttcttattttgttgcatacttgtatttaaaaaatgtagactAGCATATAACGGGAAGTCTAACAACATCAAGGGTGAAGATTTGTGAATGGTTGTAGTTCAGAGCTGATATGCAAGAAGACCAGTTCGGTGCCTTACTCTGCACAGAATCCCTGTTCAACAGGACAAATCTCTTCTATCATCTTGTATTGAGTTCCTGTCGCTTCTGTCTCTGTTTACATTTAGAAGCTGTAAGGCAGCCAGTCTCTCAGGTTTGTGTATTCCAAACGCTGTACTCCTATGGTTGTACTGTATCGATGCAGTTATGCCAGTATGAATGAGCTTAAATCAGAGGGAGCGCATTCCAGATTATGAACTTTATTTATACCTTTATGCTAATACGATTATAGCCACAGTAGGATAGTAACTTTGTAACCAtgggtttgaagaaaaaaaaaaaaacaaatcccaaaaaatccccaaacaaagaTCATAACTTGGCGTAGCTGTGCTAAGCATGACTCCCAGGTGTTTGCAGTAGCCCTAACACAGCAGAGACGCGGTTTCAGCTGGGGTCTCTCTTCTCTTGTAATGGAACAATAGCAGCTCTGAAAAGGGAGATTTCTCAATCATCACATGATTTTTGACTAACGTATATgactaaagaaaataaacttgctcatttaatttatttccaaagcaGAAGTAGGTAGGTGAGTAAATTGCTATTCTGTTTCAGTactgtttttcagaattaaatatcCTTTTTGGTGACTGGGAAAATTATGGTCAAAAGCAAACAGTAATTGCAACTGCCTTCAGCTCTTCAATATAAAACTGGAACAGTAGTGTTCAGGAtttatctagattttttttcttcaggcaaTTTAGATGATCAATAATTACAGTTTTCCTTTGCTGACTAGAGAAAGTTTCAGTACATTAGAATTTTTCAAGTTCTCACTTGCTTATCAGGTATCTCACTAATCAAGAAAAATTGATTATTATACGGTAGGCCTTCACAGGAATATCTGAAGTAatttaatattaagaaaaaagaatataacTTAGAGTAAGTACATAATAACTTACCGATGCTTTATTCAGGAAActagaagacagaagaaaaccttAAAGAAAACTCGGAAGTTTGTTGTTGATGGAGTAGAAGTGAGTGTAACCACATCAAAAATAGTTACTGAAAATGACTCAAAAAGTGAAGAGATGCGATTTCTAcggtaagtatttttaaaagtaaaatttacaattaaatctttttctctttgaataAAAGAAGGGGGCTAATGATATTTCTCTAATATTTGGGATTGATTTCAATTATTTTGTCAGCAGAAAGGAATgcaaagtgtttttcaataaGACAGTCAATCCAAAACTAATTTTACTGTATGTAAGTTCTGGatgctttttttatcttttgtaattttccactttttttgttttcccatcacTATTAAGTGTTCTTTTTCATTATTAGACGTCAAGAGCTGAGAGAGCTACGACTTCTTCAAAAAGAGGAGCAGAGAGCCCAACAGCAACTCAGTAATAAGCTTTTGCAACAGCGAGAACAGATGTACAGACGTTTTGAACAGGAAATGACAGTGAGTTTCTGGATTTTGGTGCTCTTAAAATATGACATCTTGATGGAGTAGGCAGAACCAGGTGTTCCCTTTTGTGATGGCTACAGCTTAGTTTTCATCCTTGTTAATAAATGGCAATATTTTCAGTTGCGGTGTGCCCAGCTTGTGTGCTAGAACTCACCTGCCAGAACAGTTCATCGTGGCCATCCTTTGCTGTGATACAGCAGTTCACTGAACAGGATTTAGTTTTCTAAATGCCACATTATTTTTCCAGAGTAAAAAGCGACAGTATGATCAAGAAATAGAAAAtctagaaaagcagcagaaacagacaATAGAGCGCTTGGAACAGGAACACACAAATCGTTTACGAGATGAAGCAAAACGCATCAAAGCAGAACAGGAGAAGGAATTGTCCAAATTCCAGAACatgctgaagaacaaaaaaaaggaggtaagAGACCACGATGATAATACAGAAAATAAGGAGTATGGGCGTAGCAAACGGTTGAGATCAGATCTCCCAGAAGCCATGTCAACCTCATGTGCTGTACTGAGTTGTGGAAGGGTTACTAGCAGTcaatgttatttcttttgttttactgtcTAAAGTGAAATACAAACAGCTAACAGGAAGATTTAGGTATTCTCTTAATCTAGAAAACATCACTAGATTAGACgactttatttttcacagaataaaatattttttcctcaaatattaAATCAAGAAAAAGTATCTTCTTAAagattgtgaaaaatatttaagatttctACTTTAAACAAATCCAGCTATAGCTACTTAGTAAATACCAAATtagaattttgaagaaaagaatatgGTCTTGATTACTACTGAGAACCACTTTAAttccagagattatttttttttgttaatttgttaGATTTTTATCAAATGTGTGCTGCTGTTGTTTATAATTCCTTTATATGAAGTGACAGCAGTTATAAGGATTTAGTTTTTTAACTCAAAAAGGAAACCCAGGAGAGATAAGTCTGGATAACTTAAAATCTTTTACAGTTAATTTCATACATATCATACAGTTAAGGCAAAATGAATGACATTTGACACTGACACCTTATGCTATTAACTTGCTTGCATTGCAGTTAGAGAAGGTGATGTGTTTCCATATAGTTTTTGCatcttaaaagctgttttatttcattttcagatcaATTGTGTAGCGCTTGTCTGTATATAAATGTCTCTAGTGTTTGCTTTAATAGTTTCTAGACTCACAGAGATTTCTTTAGAGATCTGTACTGTCCAAGCTTTTGCATAGAGTGATCCTGTAGTACAAAAGTGCATAAAAAACCATATAAGTTGTATTCAGTTGGAACTACATGCTCGTATGTAaataacaatttttcttcttttgcggTACCTCTTGCTTTTTTGAGTCTCTATCTAATTACTGGTGATTGGGTTCTATATGGGAAAGCGGGAAGACTTTTACGTATTGCTCTGAGCTAAAAGCAGTTCTTTCATGGAAACAGGAATAGCATGTGGTGATTTGGACTCTGTTTTCTGATGATGCTTCCACTATTAAACAAACAGGCATTTGTTTTGGAGTGCGTAGTTTTGTATTTAAAGCTTAAGAAGGCGATTTACAGttggaaggaaaatgcagctggTGCTCTAAAACTACCCATGCTATATTGGAGTGTGCAATGTTAGATCTttataattcttaaaaataaataaaacacatgagCAAATTAACAGATTAATAGTCAGTTGATTTAGCCAGGTTATATTTAGAGTCTCTCTTCTAATCTAGTCTAATTCACCTTGGACTGAAACACGTTCTCTTCCAGCATACGTGTCATGAAAAGTTTCTTGAAAACGTACTTAGTTATTggtgatttttgcttttaaattcttcAGAACCAAACACTTACAaccaattaatattttatttgcttgtatGATTATTTTAAAGGCATATCCTGTGTAGATGTCATTTATGGTTGGAGACACTGATAATGGCATCTTATAAATTCATGTCTGAGACAGTGTCAGAAATAGCTGGTTTTCAGTGGAAGTTGTTTTAAACTTCCAACCATTTTTCACAGCTTTACCATGAGGTAAACATACTCTGTAGTCCTTTTGCCATAGTGCTTCAAGAAAATACCACTCTTGCAGGTGGTGGTTTTCTTAACTATTGACTGTTGTAGCTGCTGCATGAAAACGCAAGCAAGAGCCTGCCGTTTGGGAGAGCGCTGGGCAGCATTTGCATGCACGAAGAGGCTGGCATATACCTCCTTTCTGCGCTGTGCTGGCATACATAAAGCACGTATTGTTCGCTCTCTTTCCATTAAGCTCTTTTCACTGAACTAACATCCCTGCTCCTGAAGTAACGCACGCTTCCCAGTACCTCTAGTGCTTGACCTGCATGTCCTATGTTCACAGTAATGCTTGCTGTGGAGAAAACGTGTTCTTTTCGCCACCTTCTGCATGCTTATATACACTGTAGGTTTTATGTGAAGTGGAGAAAGCACCAAAAGAGCTGAGAAAAGAGCTCATGAAACGCAAGAAAGAGGAGCTTGCACAAAGCCAGCATGCTCAGGTAACAACGGCAGCTTCAAGctactaaaaatacaaaaggcagCAGTATTCACACAGCTTGATGATTtcacttcttgttgttgttgagTGAATATGGAACTTAACTCAGACTAACCCTACGTACTGCTCTCTTTCTTCAAGTACTCCCATATCATGTCCTGTAGAGTATACTGTCTAGAAATGTAGGAGCTGCGATTTCCAGGTTGTGTTAACAGTAATATGCTGTATGCTGTACCAAAAAGAATGGTATTTTTCTATGGCAAGTTTATTTAAAGCGCTTTTATGAGTGGTAAGTACCCCATAGGACCATCAAATTATAAAGGTTACAgtcagaagttagtttttggcaATATAAGCACAGGGGAGGAAAATCAATATCATGTGTAAGCCTGAGGCATCTTGTTCACAGAAGCAGgtaaaatgaagttatttaaatGTCAAAGTGTAGGTGTATGGAAACTTTATAAGACATCATCTGTGATTTCACACCTTCAGACTTGCTGCTTATATACGACCCAGCTAGAAAGGGGGCtagtattttagaaaaatactggCTTTGTGATGGCCACAGCTTGTACAGAGTGAGCTTGCACCACAACAGAGCAGGTTTGGATTGAGTAACTTAAAGGTTAAACGTTTATGTGAGCGACCTAGTAGAAAATAATAGCAACTTTATTCGATTACGTGTTTAATTCAAGAGGAGATTTCCCAGGATAGAATGTGATTGGATTGCAGCGCTCTCCCCACACCAAGGATATGTGTCTCTGAACTTTTtaaggaaacaattaaaaaacctAAATTTTCATAATGTTTGTAGTGACTTGGTTTGTTCCCTTTCCTGGTTTCAATTTGTTGAAGTAACAAAGGTGAAAGAGATCAATTTAAAGGCAAAATACCCTTACTTGGAGTGATAAAGAAGTATTAGACAAGGTGCAGATGTTTAGTTTTAGAATATCTAGAACTTCTGCCAGTGACTATTTCTGTGTGATTAGCCTTGACATATTAAATGTATATTAATAACATACAGCagatctcattttttcttttttttttttttttaagaacagaaatatatttcattatattctgACATAGGAAGTACATTGTCCCCCACAGGGCGTTGCTCAGGTTATGATTCAGTCTTTTCAGTTGTCTTCATGTACACTTTTCAACGCACAGATGCAGGATGTAAgtcttaaaatgcaaaacagaaaaaagttttatttccctCGTTTTCCAGAtgtgtgttttctcttcttccgCTCATACGTGCTGATCAATGTCCCTGCTGTCTCCAAACTAGTTAGCACAAATTTATGTAATTAAGCACTATTCATAGTAAAAAGATCAAAATTACAATAGTTATCAACTCTGGACAAGGCACTGAAGTTTCACACAAACACAACATAATACTGTTCTCTGGTGTTTCTTATTTGTTCAGCACATGTGAGAAACAATGTGTGACTTCTCTGCTGTGTGTGCAGTGAAACCATGTATTTTAAAGATATCtgagtgtattttaaaatacttattggTCAAAACCAAGTGGTAATTTTATAAAGGTGGACTGCCTGGCAGTGTCTGCCTTTTTCACCATCCAACATGTTGTTTAGTAAAGTTCGTGATCTTTTTATGTGATGCTCGAGTAGATGTGGGAAGTGGAAAGGCCAGAGTGTTCTCCGAGATTGTCTGGTTTATCTTATAGTGCTAGCAAATCTAAAACTTCTTGAGATTTACCATGTAGAGAGAGCAGCAATGATATCTAAATGTTTGATATATTATAAAAAGCATAATTATAAAAAGCATAATTGCTTTTTGACCAGGACTGGGCTAGAACAGctttccccccactccctccAAATCAAAAAATTCATGGCAAAGTAAACACGGTGTTAATTGTATGTCTGCACCCTCAGAataataaacttttaattttcttatctttttcatCTAGAAAGGGAAACAGAGCAGTATTTTTCATCAGTCCATATCTTTGATTAGGTATAATCGACTTAACTTACAGCCATAGCCTTCCAGTCCTTTTTGTACCCTCAGGTCTGCCCGTGTCAGAACTCTTCACCAACTTATTCCGCCTGTGGTTTCTGTTTCCTGTCTAAGTGTAACTTTGCCATCCACTGGGAGAGATGAAAGCCTCATCTATTAGTAACTTTCTGTGAAGATGAAAACCAAGATTCTCCTGTTTGTAATAAAAATGACCAgcatttaaaagcattaaaacctATGCTTTTAATGAACATTTAATTCCATATGTTGCTGACAACTCTTTTAGGAAGTAGCACAGgttcagtaataaaataaaaatcagtaataaaatagaaatacataCTTCGGGAGACCTTTCCAGTGATCATCTGGAGCCCAGTAGTGTTTTCCTGCCTCATCCCATCTCCTTTCCAGCAGACCATCGTTAACGTTGCTCTGTTGTGTATAACAGCAAATGCTTCAGCTGCCCACCTCGGCTCTGATAGGACGCTGCCGTCATCCTTTCTTTTGACCTTTACACCATGGTAGAAACATCtgcattaatttcttcttcttaaagtgtgtgtgtgcatgcttgCATGCTTGTAGATgcttttttgtttcgttttgggttttttttgatagtTGCAAAGAAGAAAGGCAACAGTATGGTCTTGGGGCATGGGAGGGGGATTCTTACTACTGCCTGCTTTTCATGATGTGATGCAACAGGCTGGTACACCCCGGACAACGGGAAGATGCAGGTGATATGGGGACTGTGTCAGGCAGATGGCAAGTCGCTTTGCGAGGAGacagctcagctctgctgtgaCAAGCTTAGAAGTCCCGCAGAAAGCAGTTCCTGCAAAAGCCGTTGTGTGTCTTGATAGCAGTCTTGCAGAACTCCCAGCCTCAGCATCTTTGCATTTGTGACAAGATAAACCACTTGAGATTGAGACACAAATCTGAAACCCAACTGTATAAATAAATAGGCATTAACTAATCATCCAAAGCAAAATAAccatacatacttttattttctcacatCCATGAATAATTAACCCTTGATATGATGAGATCAACTTTATATTGAGTACTAGTCTTTGCTAGCTTTAAACCTGCAGCTTGTTTTGAGGAGAGACAAGAGACAGAATGAATTGCAGATTGCTGGCTA
The sequence above is a segment of the Larus michahellis chromosome 6, bLarMic1.1, whole genome shotgun sequence genome. Coding sequences within it:
- the SLK gene encoding STE20-like serine/threonine-protein kinase isoform X1, whose protein sequence is MSFFNFRKIFKLGGEKKKKQYEHVKRDLNPEEFWEIIGELGDGAFGKVFKAQNKETKVLAAAKVIDTKSEEELEDYMVEIDILASCDHPNIVKLLDAFYYENNLWILIEFCAGGAVDAVMLELERPLTEPQIKVVCRQTLEALNYLHENKIIHRDLKAGNILFTLDGDIKLADFGVSAKNTRTIQRRDSFIGTPYWMAPEVVMCETSKDRPYDYKADIWSLGITLIEMAQIEPPHHELNPMRVLLKIAKSDPPTLAQPSKWSSDFKDFLKKCLEKNVDARWNATQLLQHPFVTVTTNKPIRELIAEAKAEVTEEVEDGKDEDEEEETENSLQLPADKRASSDLSIASSEEDKLSQNASVLESLSEKTESNAIEDKASTVFPDDKTTADESEDIKFRKAADNVCETTAGDMKVQNGSVPTGEDEQGKILSSEKTRENLEKAHEDTETQKGGKELDAVTKSEPKDETNLKTEKENEQTEDNKLKIVPTTENSVETEEAISKETGEKEEKENRTDVSESEEEKVPAENTTEQKKEKDEGQKEAIMDTTTETLPSAADKVADEEKELIKHGIDNIKEIGGVAETQISVGDKIPETEDKPVESQAKQVHEIINSEETLSESQDKAIKVDKKLAESENEDICNVSSMEDMEIKDSGKDDVDQKSIQSKPENISNKVVDKPTDMDQNSEEHRPDNIQENNIQMDKEHLAVTSDEIMKNKLQDAASEQADDSEVTPVPSISISTEENEAKVKTDNQDNTETLQQLESENLKENDADSGTGSTADNSSIDLNLSISSFLSKNKETGSISLQETRRQKKTLKKTRKFVVDGVEVSVTTSKIVTENDSKSEEMRFLRRQELRELRLLQKEEQRAQQQLSNKLLQQREQMYRRFEQEMTSKKRQYDQEIENLEKQQKQTIERLEQEHTNRLRDEAKRIKAEQEKELSKFQNMLKNKKKEEQEFVQKQQQELDASLKKIIQQQKTELATIERDCLNNKQQLMRAREAAIWELEERHLQEKHQLLKQQLKDQYFMQRHQLLKRHEKETEQMQRYNQRLIEELKNKQTQERARLPKIQRSEAKTRMAMFKKSLRINSLASPDQDREKIKQFAVQEEKRQKNERLAQHQKHENQMRDLQLQCEANIRELHQLQNEKCHLLVEHETQKLKELDEEHSQELKEWREKLRPRKKTLEEEFARKLQEQEVFFKMTGDSECLNPSTQSRISKFYPIPSLHSTGS
- the SLK gene encoding STE20-like serine/threonine-protein kinase isoform X2 — protein: MSFFNFRKIFKLGGEKKKKQYEHVKRDLNPEEFWEIIGELGDGAFGKVFKAQNKETKVLAAAKVIDTKSEEELEDYMVEIDILASCDHPNIVKLLDAFYYENNLWILIEFCAGGAVDAVMLELERPLTEPQIKVVCRQTLEALNYLHENKIIHRDLKAGNILFTLDGDIKLADFGVSAKNTRTIQRRDSFIGTPYWMAPEVVMCETSKDRPYDYKADIWSLGITLIEMAQIEPPHHELNPMRVLLKIAKSDPPTLAQPSKWSSDFKDFLKKCLEKNVDARWNATQLLQHPFVTVTTNKPIRELIAEAKAEVTEEVEDGKDEDEEEETENSLLPADKRASSDLSIASSEEDKLSQNASVLESLSEKTESNAIEDKASTVFPDDKTTADESEDIKFRKAADNVCETTAGDMKVQNGSVPTGEDEQGKILSSEKTRENLEKAHEDTETQKGGKELDAVTKSEPKDETNLKTEKENEQTEDNKLKIVPTTENSVETEEAISKETGEKEEKENRTDVSESEEEKVPAENTTEQKKEKDEGQKEAIMDTTTETLPSAADKVADEEKELIKHGIDNIKEIGGVAETQISVGDKIPETEDKPVESQAKQVHEIINSEETLSESQDKAIKVDKKLAESENEDICNVSSMEDMEIKDSGKDDVDQKSIQSKPENISNKVVDKPTDMDQNSEEHRPDNIQENNIQMDKEHLAVTSDEIMKNKLQDAASEQADDSEVTPVPSISISTEENEAKVKTDNQDNTETLQQLESENLKENDADSGTGSTADNSSIDLNLSISSFLSKNKETGSISLQETRRQKKTLKKTRKFVVDGVEVSVTTSKIVTENDSKSEEMRFLRRQELRELRLLQKEEQRAQQQLSNKLLQQREQMYRRFEQEMTSKKRQYDQEIENLEKQQKQTIERLEQEHTNRLRDEAKRIKAEQEKELSKFQNMLKNKKKEEQEFVQKQQQELDASLKKIIQQQKTELATIERDCLNNKQQLMRAREAAIWELEERHLQEKHQLLKQQLKDQYFMQRHQLLKRHEKETEQMQRYNQRLIEELKNKQTQERARLPKIQRSEAKTRMAMFKKSLRINSLASPDQDREKIKQFAVQEEKRQKNERLAQHQKHENQMRDLQLQCEANIRELHQLQNEKCHLLVEHETQKLKELDEEHSQELKEWREKLRPRKKTLEEEFARKLQEQEVFFKMTGDSECLNPSTQSRISKFYPIPSLHSTGS